The Falco cherrug isolate bFalChe1 chromosome 3, bFalChe1.pri, whole genome shotgun sequence genome segment GGCCTGCCCCCGCCCGAGAGGGGTGAGCCGGGGAAAAGGCAAAACTCGAGGGCTGAGAGAAGAATGATTTAGTACTTTAAGTAAAATATAgtaacaattgtaatgaaaggGAGCGAGAGAGAAGAGTAAAAACTCAAAcggaaaacaaaaaaccccaagtgatgcacgAATCACTTGGTGCCAGATGCCCcgtgcccagccagcccccgaGCAGGGAGCAGCAATCGGCACCCCCGGCAAATTCCCCCCAGCGTATATGCTCAGCATGAcgccccatggtatggaatattcctttgggtTACCTGTtgtggctgtgtcccctcccagcttcttgtgccccccccgccgcgcctgAGGAACTTAAAAGTCCTGGACTTGGTATAAGCATTACTTAGCGACCACTAAAACCATCcgtgtgctatcaacattgttctcacatcaaatccaaaacactgcactgcaccagctactaagaagaaaattaactctgtccagctgaaaccaggacacagggAAAGCCTGCCATCCAAAACTGCCCAGGCTGGAAGGAGGTGCTTCCAAAGCACTAGGCAGCGCAGGTTGGTGCTGTGCTGCACCAGGGCCAAGGGGATGGTGACCCGCTGGTTTGCCCTGCAGTGTGACACAGGCCTCCCGGGTGGGTGAAGGCATCTCTCACACCTTCCCTCTGGAAGCTGGTGCCTGTGACTCACCAGAACAGCGAGGTTATTACAAAGATTACAAGCAGAAGACAAGCACGGGCACCATCTATCCCATTTGATTGTGTTTCAAAGCCCCTGCAGCATGGCAATGGCACTCTCCCACTACACTCCAGtagatttcagtctttttttcccctgctctctgCTCTTACTTGCCTCTGCTGGTTTCCCTTGTTCTCTCCTGACCTTCATACTAGTTACTTTCCTTTAGCACACCTTTCCTTTACACACTTTTCCTTGGACACCTTGTCGaccttcctcctgcctgtcttgcaggcagctgctgtgtcACAGCCCTTAGGCCTCACTGCCTTCACCTGGTGCTAGTCAGGCTCCCCGATGCAAACACTCCCTCTTGCCTTCTCTGTCACAGGCACTACCCAGAACGCCCCTCGGTTGTTTGAACAGgaacagagcagaaacagaTAATTTTTACCCATTTAGAGACTGCTGTTCACTCCCAATGGCCACGCCTATTGAAAACAACCCATTATTTGGAGGTAAAAAGCAAGGCATCTAAATAGTAATATTGCATTAGCTCTGCACGGCTGCAATTACTTCAAAATGCCAACATTTTGTAGCTATAATATGTCTGGCCTTAACAAGAGCTGTGTTTAGATACCCACTTTTTCAgtcaaagcatttttgtttgctgtgctgCCCTGTACGGCATTTTGTGCTGCAGGCTGAAATTCTGTCTTGTGTCTGCTGCTATTTTAAGCTGTGACTCACACTTGGCCTGTGACCTCTTTGTGCTGGCACAGCCGATGCAAAGAAGGCCCTTGGTACAGCAGCACTGCTTGATGCGGGCATTGCCCCAGCACAGAAGGCCCTCTGAGGGAGCTGGCGCCTTGCCTGGCCgtggaggagaaaggaaggagttTTCTTCCAGCCCAGTAACTCCAGCTGCCCTCTCAAGTGCAGGGATGCAGCCAGAGCTACTGCACTTTGTCACAAGGTGTCGGGCAGCTGCCTAGCCCCAGGCTGAGGAATGCATCCCCAAAATTTTGTGAAATGTAGTTCTAGCACacagttttttcttctggaggATTTTCTAGCAGAGCTATGAGGAGAGGAATAGATATacttacaggggaaaaaaatctatactTAGAAGAAATGGGAGATCGAGTACAGAATGTAACATGTTAAGCAGTCATCAGCTGTCTTTTGCAAACTCAGAAGCAGCAAACTTCTCAGAACCTTTCACAACATTTCAGAAGGGAGGTGGGGAACTGAAATCACTCCAGGTTCCTGTGTATAGATTGCTGCTCCTCCTTATATAGGCAACTACCTCCCTTATCAAACtcaacaaagatttttttcttttcattccttgGCTAGCAAAGATATCCTGACAACATTTACCCAAATGAGTACATCAATCGACCAAAATATGTTTATAATACATGTATGTTCAGAAATATCTGCACTGTTAAAGCCATGAGTAATAGCTGAATCTTGTCCTACTTTTATGCAATTgtgcttcttttcctccatcATGCACAATGATGAAGCTCATATAGTTGAAAAATATCTGCATCTTAGAATATATATTAAGCAACACTTATTACTGCATGAAGGGAGAGTTAAGacttagcaaaataaatatttgtatgtcATTTATCCATAATTCTGTTGACCAGACAACTTATATTATTGTTATGCTTCTTATTGGTTATGCAATGTTGTACCATTTATAAGAGAGGCTTCTGTGCCTGAGAGTTAGTGCGTGTTTTGCAATTTTAACACTTGCTCTAGTGACAAACTGCCTCTCTTCAAATCTGGTTTAAAACAATATATAAGCTTTATCATTAAGACAAGAGAAATGTGCATGGTAtagaaaacaaacccagcaaGTACGTTGTGGCAGTATATGCAAAAGAGGCAACAGTTCTTTTTTTAGGCTTCAGTCCCATTAGCACAGCAATACTGTTTCTTGTGCATGTTAAATCTAGGCTGAGCAAAAGTCAGTAGAACGGATCAGCTTCTGCTCGTTTAACATAGCACAAAGAAGCTGGTGTCCTTTAGTCTCTCCCGAAGTGAGGAGGGCTTTGTACATTACCACGTAGCTGCAGTCCTGTAGTTTTTGAGGAAATCAAATGCATGCATATCCCTAGGGACTTCGGTTtctgcagtggggtgggggtgacACTGTTCAGCTGTCATCCCAGAGAAATACAGAATCAGGCAGCATGGGCAATACTCTGTGTGAAGGTAGGAAAGACCTTGTCACAAAAATGTATTCCTTGGGAGAGAAAGTTTTGAGTAATTGTAGTTTTGAGAAGCACTGCAAGTTTGGAATGTCTGGTTGCTtgtacattttttccatttctactctgaaaaacttgtattttctattcaccattttattgtttccttgctgttttcagtgaaattaagttctgtaggtttttttcacattttggtTGCATAATAAGTTGTGCTTTTTTCTGTAAACTAAAAATGATTGATAACTTTATAGAAACActttgttgggggtttttttccccaaaatttaTGTGATTTCAGAGTCTAAAGtctgttttcagaattaaatgttTACTCATAAGCACGTGGGCAAGATTGTGCTCTAAAGCCTCTGTTCCTAATTGCCAGCTTAAAAATTAGTTACTTAAGGCTTAATAATTTCTAGTTAATAATCAATTTTTAACAGATTGTAGCAAATTGATATATATGTTATAGACATAGTTAGGAAGAGATGAGGTGGATACTGTTATCTGTTTATACTTTCCATGCATTCTGTACTGGCTGTGTATGTTAGAAGTAGTATCACCCCTGAAGCTACTtccttcaaaaccagaactatGATTAATTTAGTGCCAAATGTTTATGcatcagacaaaaataaattagtattcTTTCTAAATTCAAACACAACAAATTAGGTGGCAATTGAACTCTTTCATATGCTTCAGAATATACTgtgatttattcttttctgcctttagaGAAAACATTCATTTCTAAGACATAACAGGAATGCTTTTGTGTTGAGAAATGGCAGTGTTTAATGCATAAAACATTCCTTACATCATGCTGTGGATGATGTAAGGAATGTTTTATGGTGTGGATATATCCACTGCACAGTTATTGCTACAATATTAAGCTTCATTCATCACTTCCCTATGTCCTGCCTTCTAGTCATATGGCTGTGGTCATAAAATGGGCTTTGCATTCTTGAGCACATAAGGTATTGATCCTAACCTTTGGATGAACCATACCTACTATCTTGCTGGGTTTGTTCTGCCTTAACAATTATACCTCTGTGtgtatatctatctatctatctatctatctatctatctatctatctatctatccaCACTTAAATACACTTGATTATGTGCAGtctcattttctgctgttgctttatGTGTATGAGTCTGATGGGTAGCCAAGGGGGGGAAAGCCCTCCCCTTGAGTCACGAGGTTAAGAAGGGACCCCCTTGCTGTCTAAACTTCTCAGGAGTCTAGGTGCAGTTACATCCAatcctagtctcagacttggtgAATGGTTTATGTCTTAAAAGACTGTATGTACAGCCACTTATCAGTCAGTCAACATTTGCCTGTCAGAACCCTCTCAAGGTCTTTCATTGCAACAGTTTCACAAAGTTGaaaaaatagatgttttatTAAAGCAGCAGATATAACAAATTCGGAATTGCTGTTGATAAATGCACTTGCTGCAAAAATTGAGCTCAAGTTAAGACTTCAGCACTTTTGCTAGCAATACTTTCCCAGGTAACATCCGACATATTTGGAGATACGAGTCTTACCAAAGAGGCTTGGGGAGGAGAGAGGTCCAGACCCATTGACCCATCTGGTAGTTGTAGTTCTTATCTTCAAAACAGAGGATTCTTAATGCCAGATTTCTACTCATGATGAGGTGGAACTAAATCAATTGCTGTGTGCCGATTGGCCCTTAGCAAGGATTGCCAGTTTTGGAAGGCCAGTGGAGCCCGGTGGTTCGTCATGGGGCTGGAGCTTCCGTACAGATGTACCTGGCTTTAATGAAGCATCACCAGGCTGTGAGGCACCCACCTCGGGTATCATTCAGTTGACTTGAGTGTTAGACTGCACCTGTCACATGTGTTTTATGAGATAAGCATGTTGCCAAAGTCAAACCCTGCTACTCCCTGCTGACTCGTGGTAACTTCTGTAATCGGCACCAGCAGCTCTTGTGTCCCACATTGAGTGTGTGCAGTTATTATGTCAAAAGTTTCTCAATGCCTTTGCTGTGATGATAGCTTCCCCAAGCACTGACACCCAATTAATTGCCTCTTTGAGTATTGGTAGTTATTTAACAGCTTAGCCATTTGTTTTGTATAACAAATGCACACCCTGTCTCTaaaactttgcatttattttggaaatgtctGAAATGCATTAAAACCAATCCCTGCCTGCACTTTTCATGTAAATATGCCATTCAGATTCCACTGGACAAAGTGTTTTGACATCTGAAAGACTATTGACTCTTTGTCACTGTACTGTGTCATTTTTGTGTTCTCAGTGATGTGCAAATGCATTTGTCTTTATTAGACTGGTTTGATCTATCAAAACCAAAGATAGTCATGTTCCAGTGTAGGTTTTGTGTTTGCTCAGCAGGTGCCTGCAAGAGTAAGAGTAAAATCGgaaacaagttttttttttatttgttcactCTGTAAATAATATTCTAAATACTTGTAGTCAACAGAATTGCAAGTGGCTTTAGATTAATAATTCCTAGCCTTTATagagaatgttttatttttaaatctaaagCACTATATAAAtattgtggatttttttccaaggtAAATCCATAGCTGAGCAGGTTAGGACTTAACAGTGTTTTAAAGGATGTCATAGTGACTCACACAGTAACAGTACTTAACTAGAGGAAATTCAGAAGGCGAGatgtagatttttctttcaacctTTCACCACTGAAGCACTAAGGATCACTGTTCACAGGACAATCTTCTATTTAATGTATGAAAATTGCAGACTCTCTGGAGAGATTTAATTAATAGCAGCCAtcattgaaaaatgaaaaaatggaaaaatccatTATACCTGGACTGTGCTGTGTTTAAAATCCATTCTTTGGACAGAGCTTCATTAGCATGCAGCTTTCCGTGCTGATTAGCCTAGGGAAGAGAAGACAAATCATGAACTTATTGTCGGTAACACACGGAACACCCTTCTATTCGACGTTAACGCCCCAGAAACAAGAGGCTGCGGGAGGGAAAGCGTTAGGCAACGTGATGCCGCGCTGCCACCTAGTGCCACCCGGCGGATGCGGGGAGCCGTTTTATCCCTTACGTAAATGGAATTTTCATTGGACAGAGGGGccaaaagaacagcagcaagggACCCTGGGAGCCACAACTCCTGTTTCTTGATTCAGAGGTCCCAAACCCAGCCTCGGGGCTTCCTTCCCTGGGCCCTTTTGCAGGTCTTGCacccagagcagggctgaggcaAGTCATTCACGTGCTTCAGAGGCACAACACCGCACTGACTCCCTTGACCCTCTTCACAGTAGTTGTCTGCATCTAAAACAGTTAAAGCAGGTGCTTACATTAAATACTAATAAATAGGAAGGAGTTCATGATATATGtgtaatttaatttacaaaatacaaaattacaaTGTAATTTACCTGCACTTAATGTGGCAGGTAGAAATAAAGACTCTTAAGCACCCCAGAGCTAGGTAATTATCTGTGGATTACAGCACAGGCCTTGACAAAAAGCACAATGCGACTGTCAaatagaaatactgttttgccTGTACTTGATTCAGATAGCCAAGTCCAAGTGCTCTCTGTGTAATGCTTAGGAAGTTTCCACACACAGGCGTCTAAAGAAGTCTGGACTCCAGAGTTATTGGAGGCCGGGTGGTGCGTTCCCACCTATTCCCATGTTCCCAGGCATGTGAAGTCctccaaaaagctttttttcagttgttattTGCTATAAAAACTGATAACATTTATCAATAGCGATGGAGtataaaagctgtaaaaagTACACATTCTCTACTGACATGAATAATCTAACAAATTGGCTGAGCTTTATGGGAAACCTTGGCATGTTTGCTTAGGCTTACTTGAAGTACAAATAGTCATAAGTATTCATGACAGAGAGTTCtattttttatgaaacaaacaAGCTGAAATGCATTATATTGCAGTCAATCTGAAGAAATCCATGTTCTGCTAGCATTGGCTTGACAGatttttgcatgtaaaaatgccataaccccTATTTAAATTTAACCTTTGTccacaaaagttttttattATAGTATTACAGttattacagtattttgtatttttacactTACAAATAGGAATTATTACAATAAAGTAACCTGAAACATTTTGGTGAGATTTTTATATAATTACACTGGTTTCCCACAGTTAAAACTATGAATAAGCTTCTAATAATAAGCTCCAAGTACTCATTCTGACATGGTGAAGGGATTCTTTACAAGCCTTTCAAACTGAAGAAACCGAACTGAAGGAAAACTCTGAGACATGGTGGTTCATAATAGGACGTGTTCTTCAGCTGGCTAAACTGAAGGAGTGGCAGCTTTGTAATAAACCTCCAGATCACTGCCTCCAGCAAGGAACAAAttgaaaggcaaaacaaactGAACTGTGACAGAACCGTATCCCATTACCTTGCCCCCCCTCCAATTaccaacattttgaaaaacagttatTCCACTTCTGAACTGTAAATGAACTAAAAATTTTTATGAACTAAAAGTGAATTTTGAAAAGGTAATCTTTGacaaaatttcatttgaaaacattaGCGTTACAAAAATTGCATCACAGTCATAAAATACACACATTGcattttatgtatataaatatatgcatgcatataatttaagtattttgtaTAATGTATTTGATGTTGCATATTTATATTGCTATACAgcaatacataaaatataaaaataggaaTACTCTGATACTGTGTTTATGTGCACATTACCTGTATCCAGatctttctgaaagaagatTCAATGCTGCTAAGATTTATGTGTATATTTGACTGGAGTTTAGCATATCTGCTGGTATTATGGAATATGgaaatttcaatttttctgcTAGGTTCAacaagaattaaattaaattaagagcatggactttttttttttagtactgtACCAGAACAACAGTAATTTGGATAACATTTCtgcatgttattttcattttcttgataGAAGACAAAGCTTACTGAGGTAACAGCTTGCTGATGACACTAAATTACTATTAAGTGAATAGGAATAGAGGTGACTGACAAACTGCAGAAGGGCATTATGGAATTCAGTAACTGGCAAATACAGCAGTCAATGAAATTCAATGTAGGTAAACATAAAAGGTCatacataggaaaaaaacccccttaATTTCACATATCAAGTGAAAGACTTTGAAATGACCATTATTCAAGAATAAATTCTTAGTATTATGGCAGGTATTTCCCCAAGAATGTCTGCCTGATGTTCAGCAGTCATTAAAAAGCCAAATCAAACAGCACCCAGAtcacaaaagaacagaaatacgGAACAGCTTTCATGTAAGGGATGGCTAAGTAAACCTGGGAGAGAAAACTGGAGGGGAATCTGTTTAACAGTGGCCTAGATGAGGACCAATTTTTTGTTGTCTCTTTCAGTACAAGGACTAGGGACATCAAACGAAGTTATAGGAATTGggttcaaatgaaaaaataaaggagggaGTCCTTCAGACAATGGATATTTGAGCTCTAGAAGTACTTGCCAAAGGATATTGTGGACAATGAGTTTAAATGGATCAATGGGAGGCCGAACAAGTTTATGCAAGAGAGATCAGCATTATTTCCTTATCCTTGTTTAAAGATTTCCCAATTCATCATTTTTTATGTTCTGCCTTTCTTTCATTGGACCATGACATTCCCCTTAAGGCATTCTTGTAATTGCCATACGGTTTATTTCCAAACAGGAGACTCACAGAATGGCAtgttaaataaacatttgtctCTGTAATTATCCTAATGTCTAATACCTCCATCATATCGCCTGGAAAAAACGTTGATAGCTGCTCTAAGCTAGCTATGAGACCTGGATTGCAAGGAATATGTCCTTAACTACATTCACTGACAAGTCAGCAGAAAACACTATTAGCATAAATGAATGTGCAAATATTTGTGAGAACATATTTGTAAAGTGGCCTCTAACAAAGTTAACAGCATACCTTATGCATAATCAATGCAGAGCTGTAGTCTATGTCGTATGTAAAATTGTTGTTTATCAGTTGTTGTGGCTTAAccatgttaattttcttccttggttTTGCAGCCTGTACTGTATTTAGATAGGAGTGATAATGGTAAAAGTTGCTATGTGATTAAATTTGGCTTGGTACAATGTCTTtataaaatacaacaaataaCAGAAGTGAGAAAGCAGTGAGGAAGCAGTTGGAGAGACTTAGTATCCAGTTTCAATGCACTGGAAGGTTTTGAGTATGGAACCAGTAGACCTAAGCAGGCATGTAACAGCCAGGTGAGCACCAGGCAAGGCTTGTGTGTTTCATTTCCTACAGCTTCAGTTCAGATGACTCCAGCCTAGGGGCAGGTGGCACCAGACAGGCCtgtgcccccccctccccgaggcCCTGGAAGGGCCAGGACGTGCAGTTCATAGCTGAGGTGCCTCATAACCCAGTGCTGTACTCGACCTTTGCCTCACGACGCACAGCTCTCCCGCCCCACCTCCGGAGACACCGGCTCCACGGAACCGCCCGCCGGCCTCGGCCCCCTCAGGCCCCCAGCCTCCCGCCACCGGCCCGCGGGGCGTGGCTCCGCCGGCGGCATGGGCGAACAAGGCCTGTGATTGGCTCGGAAAGTGGCCGGCGGATCACGTGACGGTgaccccgcccgccccccccgcgctCCTTATAGGCGCACGCCGGGCGGGTGCGGGTTCGGGTCGCTGGTTGTGTGTGCGGGTGCTGGCGGGGCTGCGCGGCAGCGGCTGGCGGTGAGCGGGGCCGGGCACGGCAGCTGGGcgcgggcaggcaggcaggcaggcaggcaggcagttgGGGGAGGCGGACGGCTGGGCCTCGGGTTCCCTCTCGGTTGGGCGCACGGGAGACCGCAGGTTGTCATGGCCGCTTTCGGGTCTTGGCGGGCTCCCGCCTCTCTTCCCCATTGGCCGCGCCGGCGAGCGGGGAGGGACGTTTCGGGCACGGCTGGCGGGAGCGGGAGGGCGCcgtccccttcccctccccccgccaTCTTGAGAGAGTGTGTGACACCGTTCCCGTGGAAGGGCTTAAGGGGGCTGTGGTCCGTGGTGgcgtctgcggtgggctggtgTGGCGGCACGAGGTGTCCCCCTCAGGGCTTCGCGTGCCCAGCGCGCTCGCAGCTcgtgtcgggggggggggggggggcgtgaGGGGCGCCGGGGGAGCCTAACGACCACGCGATTCGTGGCAGGGGTCTTAATGCTGTCAGAGAAATGGTTAAACTGAAATTGTATCATTTTGTAACTAGTGTCCCTGAGCTTTAGTTGCGGGCGGGTGTTactaatattttgctttttttttagtgatcctatgaatttcaaaatgacacagaaaatgaatgcaGCAAAATCATCAGGATCTTTGCAGGTATAGGTTTTAAAGTCTTGAAGCTGGAATATGGGAGCAGATAAGGGATAAAAAATAGAAGATGAAATTTACGAAGAATATCTGAAATGCTGCGATTGCTTTATTCAGAGGCTTGCACTCAGTTCTCTGGGAAACGTTCCATCTGTCTGTTTTATATCCACTGAGGGAATGCAAAGGGATCTGTTGCAGTGTGCTTCTACCAGGGTTCTGTCCTCCTGGCTTGAGTAACCTCTTGGCAGGCAATATGGCTTGGAGCACTGTCCTGCTTGGCCATATGTGCTTATGTctacttttggttttttcttgctgctcagCAAGTCCTTTTTACTTTGACACTGAGCTTGCTGTCTCTCCCATGTGGTATTTTTTTAGGTGCTGGCTACCTACCTTGGTTAAGTCTGTTTTGACTTGAGCATGTTTTAACCGAAGTGTTTGTGCAGgctgttctttttctgaagtcacCCTTATGAGCTATAATTGCCTTAGAATTGGTGGAAATGCTGAAAGGATTTAGGCTCTTAAGAGGTGACTGATAAGTTACTAAAGCTTATAACCTATTCCAGTCTTACTACAAGACACTTCTGTTGAACTTTTTAACATAGACTGTAATGTGAGTTGTACAAATACCATACAAAATAAGAGGTTAGTAGTCCTTTGTCATGATGGATAGAGTGATTGTAATGAAAATTTCTGATATTAATGAAAACTGCCAATTGATGTCTGACTGGTATACGTAGTAATCTTGTCTTATAGTGACTCTAGGGTATAAGTTCCTTAGTGTGTATTTCTGCACTTCTAAGGGGTTAACTTGGGTATTGGTCAATAATTTCTTGGCAGAGTATACTTAACTTTGACTTCCAATAGCAGCAAGCAGTGTCTGACACACGGTGTGATTCTTGTTCCCACAGCATTTAGTGTTTGTCTTGTAGTTCAACAGTAGTATAATTGGTGGCAGAAACTACCGTGGGAAAGGTGAATTGTCATGTGAAGTACAGTGTGAATCAGTAACTTTCTCACGCTGGTATGGCATTGTATTCTGGCTATTCTTGCTTGGTTGTCTGCCATTGTTTGCTGTCCCATGGTGGCAGCTTAACCAACCCAATCAGAACACTTTAATGCAGGAAATGGGTATTTATGCATGACAGGAAAGGTGATAAACATACTGTTCATACAAAACAATAGCCTGTCTGCATCGATGCAAGGAAGCTTTAGACCCACTTTAATGGATAATCAAAGCAATACATTAGTTCAGTGAACACCAGTTGAGGGTGTGTTCACAGGTAGCAAAAACTTCAGGTACTGCTTGAAGTGATGTGTGTGACTTCACCACATAAACTTGCAATTGCAGTCACTTGTCTCTTGTCCCTCAATGTCTAATTGAAGTTGTCAAATACAACTTTGAGAACTTCGGCTGAAGTTCATGTGTCACAGCACTGTAAATGGTCTTGAAGTCTGGTCAGAATATTTCTGCTATAAGACCTGTTCAAATTCCTATTTGAAAGGTAAGGGTTTCCTGAGAGGTGGGGACTGAGCATAGCTTAATGTGATTAAGATCAGTCTTTGCTACAAGTAACTAGATGCACTTTACATAAACCTTAACATAGGCTAAAGTACCATCTTTTTCCCTTGGAAGGGTGAACCATGGGTTACCTTAATGGAAATGTAACTAATTCCTAAGATTCGGTTTATGTAGACTAGCAACTGTGTGAAGCCATATTTGTCTTTCTAGAAGTACCTCACAGACACAGCATGCAGTGCTGCCCCGAGACGGACTCTTAAAATGATTCAGCCTTCAGCAACAGGTTGCCTGGTGGGCAGATGTAATGAGGTATGAGTTCAAAGATAACCTATAGCTGTGTAGTTATTTCTACTCATAGCAAAATGCTTTTGAGCTTTTAACTGAAAACTAATATACTTGAAAAAACATGCAAGCTGCTTATTAGCATGATACAAGCTTACTTTtttagtaatattaaaaaatagcaatttcAGAGTACTTCAGgaaatgttaaattttttttgttaaacctGTGGGTATCAAAGATGATGTCTAAATTGGAACTCTAAGGTGAAGAAAGTGGGGCTCGTAATGACTGACTTGCAGTCATGAGTGGGCACATTTacaagtttgtatttttaaaaaagctgaaatgttgCTCTGAAGTTAAACCTGCCTGTGTTTTATGCAGAAGAAATCTTCAGTCAAAAGGAAACTCTGGAATAACAAGTTTACCTCAAAGGCTTGTAAAGCTGAGGTGTCTGTGGACAAAGAGCAAGACAATGAGAATATGAATAATGACATTCAAGCTGTAGATCTCATGATAAAAGGTATGTGGcgatttctgaaatattttcttgcacTTAAAATGCTATGCTCCCATTGGAATATAACTTGAAACATGGTTTTGTCAGTTAGGTaagggctttcttttttttttagtggctAGCGGGCATTAATGATACGTAATTCTCTGTAGCATATGAGAATGAGTTCATGGTAACCAGTAGCTGAGGACCATTGTGTGTAACAGTGTTAAAGTCTTCTTACTTTGGCTTGGCTGCCAATGCTTGAACAGCTTCTTGAAGACTGCCTGTATAGCCATTAATACAGTGTAGGATCACTGTTTTCTGTAAGCTTATGTCTCTAGCTGTAAATTTATAACTGATTCCTGGGAAAACTATATGGAGAGTGTTTCTCACAGTTCACAGAACACTTCTATACAAGTTAGATAGCTTAAGGTGATCTCAAGAATTCAGTCTTGGCACAGACTTACTGTAGCTTCATACTTCAGGAAGTCCTTCATCTCAGTATTGGAAAGAAGTGGct includes the following:
- the GMNN gene encoding geminin isoform X2, whose product is MAAFGSWRAPASLPHWPRRRAGRDVSGTAGGSGRAPSPSPPPAILRDDPMNFKMTQKMNAAKSSGSLQKYLTDTACSAAPRRTLKMIQPSATGCLVGRCNEKKSSVKRKLWNNKFTSKACKAEVSVDKEQDNENMNNDIQAVDLMIKGSPSSQYWKEVAEERRKALYEVLQENEKLHKEIEQKDGEIARLKEENEELMSLAEHVHYMTNMIERLTGQAPDNFEMMQSLAIEESKKENEELNCELDAESNSEEGPSQVSGGLRGSMSVLALKEGNNLQLE